One Fimbriimonadaceae bacterium genomic window, TGCCGCCGTAGTATGCCTTTTCGTACTCGCTTCCCATTTGCTCTACAACCACGTTAGCATCTTCTACTTTCGTTCCATGCCTGAGATGGAATTGGTCGGTAATGGCTAGGAAAAGGGAATGCTGTGCCTCGACGTTGTTGGGATCGACAGCAAGGACGTCGCGGCAGATGCTGGCGGCCTGAGCGGGCTCACTGAGCAGTCGGTAGCGCTCGGCAAGGGCCAGGGCGCGAGGGATGGATTCAGTGGAAATGCGTTTAAGTTCGGGCACGGGGGGCCTCCAAACGATGAACGATGAACGATGAACGATGAGTAAGAATCTCCCATTCGTGAGCTCGTAATAATGTCATTTCTTTCGCTCCTTTGCTTTCTTCACTGAGGCTACAAAGATCCGGGTGAGCTCTCCTGCTTCTGTCAGAATAGGCTCAACTTGTTCCTTTGAGGCTACACCAGCTTCAACAAGTAGTTCGTGCCAATAGCACGTCTCTTCCAATTCTTGCAATGCGACCTCCAGTTTACTGATGAACTCAGCGGTTGATCTGGCCCGATAACCTTCGCGATAATGAGCACCTACTGATGCGCCCGATCTTACAGCCTGTTTTCCAAAAATCTGCGCAACGGTGCCGTTTGGTAACGATGAGTAAAGCCGAACTACTTCAATCGCAAAGCCCTTAGTTCTCCTATGCAAATCTTGAAGCTTGCTATTCGGCTCGATCATTGTCTCCTACGATCTCCGTCAGTGTAAGCGCTCTTTCTCATCGTTCATCGTTCCTACTTCATCGTTATCAATCATTGCTCCCCCTTCATCACTCCTCAATCCTCATTCATGATTCATTTTTTCTTGCCAAACCGGAACAGCTTCGCCAGTGGATCGTAATGCGCGTCCACAACTCTTTCTTTCAACGGGATAATCGCGTTGTCCGTGATCTTGATATGTTCCGGGCAGACCACCGTGCAGCATTTTGTGATGTTGCAATAGCCGATGCTGTCGCGTTTTTTTAGGTCGTCGATGCGGTCTTCCGTATCCAGCGGGTGCATCTCTAAAGCTGCCGAATACACAAACAGTCGCGGTCCGATGAATTCGTCGTGCTTCTTATGCTCGCGCAGGACGTGGCAGACGTTTTGGCACAGGAAGCACTCGATGCACTTTCGGAACTCCTGCACGCGCTCCACGTCTTCTTGGTCGATGCGCCAAGTGCCGTCTTCGGCATCGGGCTTGCGAGGCTTGAACGGCTTGATGGTCTTCTTGGCGCGGTAGTTCCACGAGACGTCGGTGACGAGGTCTTTGATGAGCGGAAACGCCTTCATCGGCTCGACCTTGACCGGCTCATCAAGGGGAAGATCGCTACACCGGGTCATGCACATCAGGCGCGGCATGCCGTTGATCTCGGCAGAGCAGGAGCCGCATTTGCCGGCTTTGCAGTTCCAGCGCACCGCCATGTCGGGGGCGTGCTCGGCCTGGATCTGGTGGATGACGTCGAGGACAACCATGCCTTCGGTGACTTCGGCGGGGTAATCCTCAAACTTGCCGTCTTCGGCGGTCCCCCGCCAGATTCTAAAAGTAACTCTTGCCATTACTTCATCTCCTCAATCACAGCCTTCTGCTCATCCGACTGCGAGACCACCGCCTCCTGAGCGACTTCCATCTGCCCATCCTTCAGCCGCACCACCGTATTCACCTTCCCGAACTCCGCGCTCTTCTCGGGATAGTCCTCTCGGAAGTGCGCCCCTCGACTCTCCTTTCGCATCAAGGCCGAGCGGGTGATCGCCTCCGAGATCGTCAGCAGGTTCTTCAAATCCAGGGCCGTGTGCCAGCCGGGGTTGTACTCCCGGTTGCCAGAGATCGACGCCTTTGTGGCGCGGTCGTGCAGGGCTTGCAGGCCGGGCAGAGCCTCCTGCATCTCGGCTTCGGTGCGGACGATGCCGACGAGTTTGTGCATCATCGTCTGCAAGTCTTGCTGAACCTTGAACGGGTTGTCGCCGATGTCGGCCCGCTCGAACGGCTCGACCGCCCAGACAGCGGCCTCATCGACCTGCTTCTCGTCGAATCCGACCGCGCCGTTCTGCTTGGCAAACTCGGCCGCGTGCTCGCCCGCCCGCTTGCCAAAGACGAGAAGGTCGGAGAGGGAGTTGCCGCCGAGGCGGTTGGCGCCGTGCAGGCCCGCGCCGCATTCTCCCGCCGCAAACAGCCCCGGAACGCTGGACATCTGCGTTTCGGCGTCCACCCGAACGCCGCCCATGACGTAATGGCACGTCGGGCCAACTTCCATCGCCTCGACCGTAATGTCCACGCCAGCCAACTCCTTGAACTGGTGGTACATGCTTGGGAGCTTCTTCTTGATGTGCTCGGCGGCGTTCGGAATCTTCTCCTTGATCCACGCGATATCCAGGAAAACGCCACCATGGGGCGAGCCCCTGCCCTCTTTGACCTCGCGGTTGATGCACCGAGCGACGTGGTCGCGGGTGAGGAGTTCGGGTGGGCGGTTGGCGTCCTTATCCCCACAAACGTATCGCCAGCCCTCTTCGGGGTCTTTGGCGGTCTGATTCTTGTAGAGGTCGGGGATGTCGT contains:
- a CDS encoding four helix bundle protein, translating into MIEPNSKLQDLHRRTKGFAIEVVRLYSSLPNGTVAQIFGKQAVRSGASVGAHYREGYRARSTAEFISKLEVALQELEETCYWHELLVEAGVASKEQVEPILTEAGELTRIFVASVKKAKERKK
- a CDS encoding succinate dehydrogenase/fumarate reductase iron-sulfur subunit, with amino-acid sequence MARVTFRIWRGTAEDGKFEDYPAEVTEGMVVLDVIHQIQAEHAPDMAVRWNCKAGKCGSCSAEINGMPRLMCMTRCSDLPLDEPVKVEPMKAFPLIKDLVTDVSWNYRAKKTIKPFKPRKPDAEDGTWRIDQEDVERVQEFRKCIECFLCQNVCHVLREHKKHDEFIGPRLFVYSAALEMHPLDTEDRIDDLKKRDSIGYCNITKCCTVVCPEHIKITDNAIIPLKERVVDAHYDPLAKLFRFGKKK
- a CDS encoding fumarate reductase/succinate dehydrogenase flavoprotein subunit encodes the protein MSDYKTFEFDVLVIGAGGAGLRAAIEASAAGVSVGVVSKSLLGKAHTVMAEGGVAAAIGNVDDRDSWRVHFADTMRGGQYLNNPRMAEIHAKEAPARVLELEAWGALFDRTQDGRILQRNFGGHKYPRLAHVGDRTGLEMIRTLQDHGIHRGIDFHMECTILTLLKDSGRVTGAFGYYRERGQFVVFKAKAVVLATGGIGKAFSVTSNSWEYTADGHSLAYHAGADLIDMEFVQFHPTGMVWPPSVRGILVTEGVRGEGGVLRNSEGKRFMFDDIPDLYKNQTAKDPEEGWRYVCGDKDANRPPELLTRDHVARCINREVKEGRGSPHGGVFLDIAWIKEKIPNAAEHIKKKLPSMYHQFKELAGVDITVEAMEVGPTCHYVMGGVRVDAETQMSSVPGLFAAGECGAGLHGANRLGGNSLSDLLVFGKRAGEHAAEFAKQNGAVGFDEKQVDEAAVWAVEPFERADIGDNPFKVQQDLQTMMHKLVGIVRTEAEMQEALPGLQALHDRATKASISGNREYNPGWHTALDLKNLLTISEAITRSALMRKESRGAHFREDYPEKSAEFGKVNTVVRLKDGQMEVAQEAVVSQSDEQKAVIEEMK